The segment GACGGGAGCCATTGCATCGACCGAGTCGAGGGCACGGGCGAGGCGCTGTTCCGACTCGCCGATGTACTTTCCGTAGAGCCGGGACGGGTCGAGGAGTACGAGCGGAAGCCCCCAGGCCGCCGCCACCTTCTTGGCGATCAGGGATTTCCCGCAACCGGGTACACCGGTGAGGAGGACGCCGCGCGGGTCATCGATGCCCAATGAGGCGGTACCGGCTGCTCTGGCGCGCCCCCGTATCTCCAACCACTGTTTGAGCGACGCCATCCCACCAACGTCGTCGAAGCCGCCCCTGGTTGCCTCGACGAGTTCGAGTGTGCCGTCTGTAGTGAACATGGCTGCTTTGGCGACCCTGACCTTCGTCAGGTCGGATGAGTCGACCACGCCGTCGTCGGACGCCGCCCGGTGCAGCAGACGATCGGCCTCCGACAGGGTCAGGCCCGCCACCGCCTCCACGAGACCGGTGACGTCTTCGGGGATCAAGTCGACCCGGATCCCGGCTCGACGGAAGGTGGCGAGCGCCCGGTCGACCAGATCGGCCATTTCAGCGCGCCCGGGCGGCCGCAGTTGCCACACATGCGCCAGTGATTCGAGTTCGGCCGGCACCTCGTGGTTGGGTCCGGTCAGGATGAGGGTCTGGCCGGGCACGGCTTCCTGGCAGACTTCCTTGAGCCGGCGAACCACCATGTCGTCGCGCAGGATCGTGTGGGCATCCGCGAAGACGAAGACCGACGGCGACCGGATATCCTCGACAAACGAGAGTGCCTGGTGGGGATCGACCGTCCCGTACATGGCCTCCGCCCCGTCCCGGGTCAGGCCGCGCGTCGACGACCAGACCCACAGCGGGCTGGCGAGCTCGCCGGCCAGCTGGCGGATGATGCCCAGCAGTCGCGGTTCCTCCTGGGTTTCCACCATCAGCAGCGGAAACTGGGAGGCGAGCAGGACGCGGAGATCGGCAACACTGTCCATAGCGGGCATTATCGGCAGCTTGACCTCTCTCCTCGAGCACAATGGGATTGTGCGACGCTTCGAGATACTGCCACATACCGCCGACGTTGCCGTTGCGGTCTACGGAGAGTCTGTGTCCGACCTCTTCGCCAACGCCGCTTCCGCGTTGTTCGAGCTGATGTTCGAGATGGATTCGCCTCGGCTCGGGCCGACGGTCCGGGTCGAAGCGACGGGCGACGGCCTCGAAGAGCTGTTGGTGGCGTGGTTATCGGAGCTGCTGGCGATCGCCGAGGTCGACGGCGTTGCCCTCGCCGATTTCGAAGTGACCGTCACCGGTGACAACAAGGCGGCCGGTTCGGCAACTGCGATACCGGTCGAGGACCTGGTGATGGCCGGCACGCCGATCAAGGCGGTCACCTACCACGAGCTTCGAGTGCGGGAGGTCGGGGGCATCTGGACGGCGACCATCGTGTTCGACGTGTGAGACACTCGCGATTCGATTCTGGCATCCCGGCGGCTGATGTCATTGCGTAAGCAATTCGGGCCGGGAGCAGATCAGCGGTGCAGTGGAAAGCTAACCTGCGGTGGGAAAAAGCAAAAGAGGGAGTCCCACCTTGTTGAAAGAGTTCAAAGAGTTTGCGATGAGGCCAACGCTCATCGAGATCGCCGTCGGCCTGATCATGGCCGTCGCGCTGGGCGCGTTGGTCAACGCACTGGTCGAGTTCATTGTCATGCCGATTGTCGGCATCATCTTCGGTGAGCCGACATTCGATTCCGTGCTGGTCCTCACGATCAACGATTCGATGATCCGGGTGGGTTCGTTTCTGACCGCGGTCGTGAAGTTCGTCTCGATCGCGGCCGCCGTGTTCTTCTTCATCATCAAGCCTTACCAGGCCTACCTGATGAAGAAGGGTCCCGCTGAAGAACCAGAAGCCGAAGCCGATCCCGAGGAACTCGTCCTGCTGCGTGAGATCCGCGACGCGCTGAGAACTCGCTAGATACCCAAGATGCTCGGAGGCCGGCGGGGAGTGCCCCGCCGGCCTCGACGCGTACGCTTGGGCTATGACATTGGTCCGCTCCTCCGACGTTGTGTGGGACCTGACTCGCGGACCGGGGATGCGGGTTCCCGGGCGGGTCTTCGCCTCTGAATCGCTGATGCTGAAGGTGAAGGAAGACCGGGCACTTCAGCAGGTCGAGAACGTGGCGCATCTGCCGGGCATCGTCGGCCATTCGATGGCTATGCCGGACATCCATTGGGGGTACGGCTTCCCGATCGGGGGAGTGGCCGCCACCGACGTGGCGAGCGACGGAGTCGTCTCGCCCGGTGGGGTCGGGTTCGACATCTGCTGTGGCGTGAGGTTGCTCGCTTCGGGTTTCGATGAGGCCGACTTCCTGGCCAGGCGGAGTGAGCTGATGGCCGAACTAGACCGGAGGATTCCCCGTGGACTCGGGAAAGGCGCCATCGCTGATGCCGGTCTGCTGCGCCGCACGCTGACCGGCGGCGCCGCCACGGTCCTGGAGGCGGGCTACGGATGGTCGTCGGATCTCGACAGGTGCGAGGAGCGGGGCACGTCTGCCGGAGCTGACGCCACAGCGATCAGCAGTCGGGCGTTGGAGAGGGGTGGAGGGCAGCTCGGATCGTTGGGCTCGGGAAATCACTTCCTCGAGGTGCAGGTCGTGGATGAGATCCTGGATATGGCGGCCGCCATCGCCTTCGGTTTGGCCCCCGGCATGGTTTTGGTGATGATCCACTGCGGCAGTCGCGGCCTCGGCCACCAGACGTGTACCGATCAGCTCAAGCTGATGGGTTTTGCCATGAACCGCTACGGGATCGAGGTCCCCGATCGGCAGCTCGCCTGTGTTCCGGTTCGCTCCCCGGAAGGTGAGCAGTACCTGGCGGCGATGGCTGCGTCCGCCAACTTCGCCTGGGCTAATCGTCACGTCCTCGCCCATGAGGCCAGGAGGGGCTTCGCCGCCGCCTTCGGCGTTTCGGTCGAACGGACCGGGATGCAACTCATCTACGACGTGGCCCACAATCTGGCCAAGCTCGAGCAGCACGAGATCGGCGGGGCGACGCGGCTGCTGTGTGTGCATCGCAAGGGAGCCACCAGGGCTTTCGGGCCGGGCCATCCCGACCTACCGGAGGATCTGCGTGGTGTCGGTCAGCCGGTCCTGGTGCCGGGCAGCATGGGAACCGCCTCCTGGGTGCTGCGCGGCCTGGCCGGCAACCCGGCCTTCGCCTCGGCCGCCCACGGCGCCGGCCGGTTGATGAGTCGCAAGCAGGCGAAGCGGCAGGAGACGGGCCACCGGGTGATGGACGGCCTCGAGGCAAAGGGAATCTCGGTGCGACCCGGTTCGGTCGGACTCCTCAGCGAAGAGGCCCCCTACGCCTACAAAGACGTCGACGAAGTGGCGCGGGTGTGCGAGGTGGCCGGCCTGGCCAACCGGGTGGCCAGACTCCGCCCGCTGGGGGTGGTCAAGGGCTAGCCGCGAATAGTTCCTCCGAAGGTGAATGGTCGTGGTTGCTAGGGACACTGAGAGCGACCGCGTTTCGGACGCTTCAGCGAGCGAAGCGGAGTGGAGAACGGTGCTCTTGTCGGTCCCCCCTTTGGGGGGAAGGTGCCGCCGCCGGCAGGCGGGGGTAGGGGGGCTCTGTTGGCAAAGCGGCTCTTGTCGGTCCCCCCTTTGGGGGGAAGGTGCCGCCGCCGGCAGGCGGGGGTAGGGGGGCTCTTGTCGCGGCAGCAGGCTTCCGCCCCCGGATCCCACGACACAACCCCTTCCGGGTTGTCTATCAGGTGAACTGCCAGATGCTGCAGGGCGGAGGGGGCGCCGAGGCAGAAGAAGACGCCCCCCTCGCCCCTCTCGGGGCACTCCCCCACAATCCTGTGCGAGGAGAATGCGAAAGGAGCCGTAACATACGATTCTCCGACTACAGCTATACCGTCCGCACCGATACCGTTGTCGAATGGACCGAACAACGTTTCAGGAAATCGACCCGCGCGTCACCCACTGGTTGGCCGAACACGGTCTGCTGTTCCTAAGAATCAGCATTGGCGTGATCTTCTTCTGGTTCGGGGTGCTCAAGTTCTGGCCGGGATTGAGCCCCGCAGACCAACTCGCTACAGATACGATCTACAAGCTCTCGTTCGGATTGATGCCGGACGACCTCGCCAGGATCTTGCTCGCAATCCTCGAGACTGCGATAGGTATCGGGCTCATCACGGGCAAGCTAATGCGACTGACGTTGCTGATGCTCGTGGGCCAGATGCTCGGGACGGTGACGCCGCTGGTCCTGTTCCCCGACGTGACGTGGTCCGGGCTTCTCGTGCCGACGCTCGAGGGTCAGTACATCCTCAAGAACGTGGTGCTGGTGTCGGCCGCCCTCACGATCGGAGCGACGGTGCGCGGAGGCGGACTCACCGACGATCCTGAGATCCTCCACGCTTGATGGTTTCTCAGCAATGCTGTGTATCGAAAACCGACCACTGCATTGCGGAGAAACTCTGGTACCTCTGCTATTCCTGTTTCCCACGAACGTCTGGTAGGGACTTTCGGTGTAGAACGATCTCGGATCGGTAGCTGCGGTGCACCTGGCGGATCTGGTACTCGGCGTTCTCGTGGGCTTCACGCACCCGATCCTGGAGTTGATCCACCTTGGAACGCAGGTTCATGAGGAGGTTCTCCAGTTCGAGGACCCGCTTGACACCTTCCAGATTTAGCCCCTCGTCTGTGAGCGCCTGGATGAGTGAGAGCCGTTCGAGGTCGGCGTTGGAATAGCGGCGGGTGCCGCCCGGGGTCCGGTACGGTTCGATGAGTCCGCGTCGCTCGTAGATACGCAGCGTCTGCGGGTGCACACCGGCGAGCTCGGCAGCTACCGAGATCACATAGACGGCTTCTTCACGTTTGCTCGCCATTGCTTACACCTCGAGGTGGGCGCGGGGACTCTCTTGTTCGAACTCCTCGGCAAACTGCTCGAGCATTTTCTTGGCCGCTCTGGGCAACTTCTGTGGCACGGCCACTTCCACGGTAACCAGGAGATCGCCCGCTTTGCCGCGTGCACGCGGGACGCCTCTCCCTCTGACCCGAAAAGTCTTGCCGCTGCGCGTTCCGGCCGCCACCTTGAGCTTGACCGGACCGTTCAGGGTCGGGACGTCGAGGGCGGTGCCGAGCGCCGCTTCGGTGAACGTTATAGGCACCCGCACTGTCAGGTCCTGCCCCTTGCGGTGAAAGATTGGATGCCGGGCAACGTGAACCCTGACGATTAGATCACCGGCTGGCCCACCATTGTTGCCGGGTGCGCCTTTGCCGCGCAGCCGGATGGCCGAACCGCCGGCGACCCCGGCAGGTATCTTGACTCTGATCGTCCGGGATCGGACCTCAGAGCCACGGCCGTGGCACGTCGAACAGGGCTGCTCGACGAGTTTGCCGTTGCCCCGACACTGCGGGCAGGGCTGGGAAATCGAGAAGAACCCCTGGCTCTGGGCAACCGTTCCGGCACCCCTGCAAGTCGGACAAACCTGAACCTGAGTGCCCGGTTCTCCGCCCGAGCCGCCGCACCGGCGGCAAGCAGCCTCCCCTTCAACGGCCACCGAGGTGGTGACTCCGTGGAAGGCGTCCTCGAAGGACAGGTGGAGTTCGGCATGGTGGTCGGCGCCACGGCGCGGACCGGTTCGGCCGCTCCCGCTGCTGAAACCGAACAGGTCACCCAATCCGCCGGCGCCGCCGAGGAGGTCCCCGAGATCCTCGACCCGCACTCGTTGTCCTCCGGCGAACGGGCCGCCGCCTCCTCCGAAACCCTGGAACCCGCCCGAATCAACCATCCGTCTGACCTGGTCGTACTCGGTTCGATGTTCCTCGTTCGAGAGGGTCGCGTAGGCCTCCGAGATATCCTTGAACTTACTTTCGGCAGACGGGTTGTCCGGGTTGGCGTCTGGATGGTGCTTCTGGGCGAGCTTTCGATAAGCGCGTTTGATCTCGTCTTGAGGCGCGTCTTTGGCGACGCCGAGGACCTTGTAGAAGTCCTTGTCAACCCAGTCCTTATTCATGGTTCACCGAAACGAGCGCCGCCCGGATGACCTTCCCCTTCAACGTGTAGCCCTTGCGCATCTCAGAGGCGACGACGATGGCATCGCTGCCACCGCCGGTGGCCATCATGGCCTCGTGGACCTCTGGATTGAATGGTTCGCCGGTGGTGGGAATGACCTCGAGTCCTTCTGCCTTCAACAAGTCAAGTAGCTGATCGCGGGTACTGAGCATTCCGCTGAGCAGTTTCTGCTCGGCGGGGGTCTCGGCTCCGGTCGCCAGCGCCGCATCAAACGTGTCGAGAACGGGCAA is part of the Acidimicrobiia bacterium genome and harbors:
- the dnaJ gene encoding molecular chaperone DnaJ → MNKDWVDKDFYKVLGVAKDAPQDEIKRAYRKLAQKHHPDANPDNPSAESKFKDISEAYATLSNEEHRTEYDQVRRMVDSGGFQGFGGGGGPFAGGQRVRVEDLGDLLGGAGGLGDLFGFSSGSGRTGPRRGADHHAELHLSFEDAFHGVTTSVAVEGEAACRRCGGSGGEPGTQVQVCPTCRGAGTVAQSQGFFSISQPCPQCRGNGKLVEQPCSTCHGRGSEVRSRTIRVKIPAGVAGGSAIRLRGKGAPGNNGGPAGDLIVRVHVARHPIFHRKGQDLTVRVPITFTEAALGTALDVPTLNGPVKLKVAAGTRSGKTFRVRGRGVPRARGKAGDLLVTVEVAVPQKLPRAAKKMLEQFAEEFEQESPRAHLEV
- a CDS encoding nucleotide exchange factor GrpE codes for the protein MNEYDREEQQEAVQAEIIEFDEREPIDPLALGLILPNDPTEREQVLLSAIAQAQADASAYLDDLQRVAADFDNYRKRTQRDLSLSIERAAERVVERVLPVLDTFDAALATGAETPAEQKLLSGMLSTRDQLLDLLKAEGLEVIPTTGEPFNPEVHEAMMATGGGSDAIVVASEMRKGYTLKGKVIRAALVSVNHE
- a CDS encoding archease → MTSLLEHNGIVRRFEILPHTADVAVAVYGESVSDLFANAASALFELMFEMDSPRLGPTVRVEATGDGLEELLVAWLSELLAIAEVDGVALADFEVTVTGDNKAAGSATAIPVEDLVMAGTPIKAVTYHELRVREVGGIWTATIVFDV
- a CDS encoding DoxX family protein, whose product is MDRTTFQEIDPRVTHWLAEHGLLFLRISIGVIFFWFGVLKFWPGLSPADQLATDTIYKLSFGLMPDDLARILLAILETAIGIGLITGKLMRLTLLMLVGQMLGTVTPLVLFPDVTWSGLLVPTLEGQYILKNVVLVSAALTIGATVRGGGLTDDPEILHA
- a CDS encoding MerR family transcriptional regulator; this translates as MASKREEAVYVISVAAELAGVHPQTLRIYERRGLIEPYRTPGGTRRYSNADLERLSLIQALTDEGLNLEGVKRVLELENLLMNLRSKVDQLQDRVREAHENAEYQIRQVHRSYRSEIVLHRKSLPDVRGKQE
- a CDS encoding AAA family ATPase, producing the protein MDSVADLRVLLASQFPLLMVETQEEPRLLGIIRQLAGELASPLWVWSSTRGLTRDGAEAMYGTVDPHQALSFVEDIRSPSVFVFADAHTILRDDMVVRRLKEVCQEAVPGQTLILTGPNHEVPAELESLAHVWQLRPPGRAEMADLVDRALATFRRAGIRVDLIPEDVTGLVEAVAGLTLSEADRLLHRAASDDGVVDSSDLTKVRVAKAAMFTTDGTLELVEATRGGFDDVGGMASLKQWLEIRGRARAAGTASLGIDDPRGVLLTGVPGCGKSLIAKKVAAAWGLPLVLLDPSRLYGKYIGESEQRLARALDSVDAMAPVVLWIDEIEKGLATSGDGDGGVSRRLLGTFLRWMQDRPDGVFLVATANDVSSLPPELLRKGRFDEIFFVDLPNDDARTAILGVHLTERGRNPEAFDLVALTRLSDGFSGAEIEAAVVGALYRAFAKDRDMATRDIAIEMQSTVPLSVARAEEISALRRWASARSVPA
- a CDS encoding RtcB family protein, whose translation is MTLVRSSDVVWDLTRGPGMRVPGRVFASESLMLKVKEDRALQQVENVAHLPGIVGHSMAMPDIHWGYGFPIGGVAATDVASDGVVSPGGVGFDICCGVRLLASGFDEADFLARRSELMAELDRRIPRGLGKGAIADAGLLRRTLTGGAATVLEAGYGWSSDLDRCEERGTSAGADATAISSRALERGGGQLGSLGSGNHFLEVQVVDEILDMAAAIAFGLAPGMVLVMIHCGSRGLGHQTCTDQLKLMGFAMNRYGIEVPDRQLACVPVRSPEGEQYLAAMAASANFAWANRHVLAHEARRGFAAAFGVSVERTGMQLIYDVAHNLAKLEQHEIGGATRLLCVHRKGATRAFGPGHPDLPEDLRGVGQPVLVPGSMGTASWVLRGLAGNPAFASAAHGAGRLMSRKQAKRQETGHRVMDGLEAKGISVRPGSVGLLSEEAPYAYKDVDEVARVCEVAGLANRVARLRPLGVVKG
- the mscL gene encoding large conductance mechanosensitive channel protein MscL, with product MKEFKEFAMRPTLIEIAVGLIMAVALGALVNALVEFIVMPIVGIIFGEPTFDSVLVLTINDSMIRVGSFLTAVVKFVSIAAAVFFFIIKPYQAYLMKKGPAEEPEAEADPEELVLLREIRDALRTR